TTTGGGAACGGTTCAAGACCTCTTTCATGGCAGGTACTGTGGTGCCTTTTCGCATGAGCTTCAGAACCCTGGGATGGGCTGATTCCACCCCCCAGCGGATCTGGCGGACTCCGGCCTTGGCCATCTTCTGGAGCCTCTTGAATGTAAAGCCTGATACGGGCTTTGCCCATATGAGCATGGAAACCTTCAAGCTTCTTCGCAGGATTTCCTCACAAAGCTCCTCCCAATACTCTGGAGGCATGCAGTCGTCGTTGACCGTGAAGTCCCTGACCCCATAGAGGTCTCCAAGCCTTTGGATTTCCTGGGCCACCTTGGCAGGTGCCAAGAAATCCACCTTCTCGGTCCCATACCTTATACAAAATGTGCATTTACCCCAATAACAACCCCTGGACATGCGCAGTGGGGCATAGGGACGGGGGATGAGGTAGTCTTGCCAGGAAACATCAGAAAAATCCGGCGCTGGAAGTTTATCCAGATCCACAGGTGGTTTGGGAGGATTCATACGGGGGGTGCCGTTTTGCATGCAGACCAAGCCTGGGATTGATCCTATTTCTTTCCCTGAGGTTAGATTTTCCAGGAGCATGGCCAGGGGTTCCTCACCCTCGTGGAGTACAGCGCTGTGAAAATACTCCTCAAAGAAGAAGGGATGTCTGGTGAGCTTATCCTGTATTCTGAGCAGATGCTTGCCTCCCACCACCACATGGGTCTGTGGAATTCTTTCCCTGAGCAGTCTAGCCAGAGTCATGGCCGAGATGAACTGATGTACGCTGGAGATGGAAATGCCCACCAGGGCAGGTCTAAGTCTTGTGATGCGCTGCATCACAACATCTTCCCAAAATGGGAGGAAAACATTGCGCTTTGGGTCCTGGCAAAGATCTGCCAGATCCTGCCTGCTCCAGATATCTCCTCGCCTGTAATAGTTGAAGGAGATCCTGCCAGGCCAGCCTGAGAGGCTGGCCATTTCCATCAATTGATAAAGGCCCTCTATGGCTGGCAGGACCCGGTTGGGATTGAAGAAAAGCTCTTCCTGTCTCAGGACCCCCTGGAAATCTTGGACTCTACTGACGCATTCTTCCCAGTATCCCAATCTACCTAGAGCCTTTTGTTTGAGCTGTTGGGGAAGGCCATCAGATTCTGCACCCAGGCGCAAACGCAGTCCTTCCAAGAGAAACCTCAAGGTCTTTTGGGTCAGAAGATAATCCTTGAAGAATTCCAAGTTGGCATCCAGTGGAAATACCGTATGCCCTTTTTCCCTAAGGTAAGCCGTCAGAACCGGTAGGGCCAGATGCGGTACAATGGGCAACCAAACAGGGGGAAAAACCAGTACAACAGGTCCGTGCTTGCCAGGAGCTTGGCACGAGCCAGAAGTATTCAGTGAGGAGGATCTCGAAGAACCAAGAGTTCTTTCAGTCATAAGAGCGCCTCTTATCCACCACTTTTCCCTTTTCCAAGATTATCGTGGTAGTGATCTTCTGACCAGAGGCGGGATTGGTTCCTGTGTAGATCAACCTCTTGATTCGCACCTTTCCACAGGCTCTCTTGGATCTGCCACACTCTGAGCTTTTCTGCTTTTCCTGAACCCTGTCAGGTGGACCCAGACGTTCTATGACCTCCTTTTCCTTCATGCCGGTCTGAATGTTTCCATATTGGACCGTGTCCACCATGCCGGCCTCTGATGGGACAGGGGTGGCCTTCAAGAAAAAAAGCAAAAGCATGGCAAGGCTCCAAGACCCAAGCAGGCCCATTCTTGCACAACTTATCCTAGATCCATACAAGTTGGCTTGCTCCTTGTGATCCAAGGGCAACTTTGATCACATCTGCCCAGACCCGGATCCTGAATCTTATCTTTTTGCCGAGGCCAAGTGCCATCCTCCCTCCAGTATCTTTCCGGGTTCTGCCTGGGGCCTTAACCAGCCTGTGGATAGCAGGGTGCTTCTCTGGTATCATCTCAGTCTACCTTCCTGATGAAACCCTGGAAGGCCACTTTAAGGGATGGAATCCATGCGGGTCAAGAGGCCCTATGGAGGAAACAGATGAACTCCAAAGCAGGGCCTTTGAGCAAACCTGGCACCCTGTTTCTGGTGGGAACTCCCATAGGAAATATGGAGGACATCACCCTTCGGGCCATACGGGTGCTGGGCCAGGTGGACCTGGTGGCCAGCGAGGATACCAGGAGAACCAGGAAGTTGCTTTCGGCTTACTCCATCAAGACCCCAACAGTCAGTTACCACGAGCAAGGTGAATCCTGGGGTAGGAAGGCCCAGAAGCTTGTGGAAATGCTGATGGAGGGGAAAAACCTGGCCCTGGTCAGTGAAGCTGGAACCCCAGGGCTTTCGGATCCTGGTTACGGGCTTGTAAGGCTCTGCATCGAGAGAAATATTTCCATAGATGTAGTGCCAGGGCCATCGGCCATCCTGGCTGCCCTTGTTCTGAGCGGGTTGCCTACACACCGTTTCGCCTTTGAGGGGTTTTTGCCCAGGAAGAAGCAAGAACGCCGCAGGATGCTAGAGGCCCTGCGCCGGGAAAACAGAACCCTGGTATTCTTCGAGACACCCACAAGACTCCTTCCCACCCTTGAGGAGATGAGCAGGATCCTGGGCCAAAGAAGGGCAGCGGTGGTAAGGGAGATCACCAAGATGTTCCAGGAGGTAAGAAGGGGAAATTTGCAAGAACTTCTTGTGTGGGCAAATCAAGCCCAATTAAGGGGGGAGATCACCTTGGTCGTGGAGGGTTGCGAAGAAAAACAAGCATCCTCGCAAGGCCTGGAGCAAAGAGTAGAATTCTTGCTAAGGCGTTGCTCCTTGAAGCCCAGAGATGTTCTTAGGATCCTTCGGGAGGAAACAGGACTGCCCAAGAAAGTTCTTTATAAGGCAATAATGCACAGCCAAGAGGAAAGGGTCAAAACAGGTCAAGGGGACTGAACTTCCAATTACATGTCAGATCAAATTACTTGGATTTTTTCTCATCTTCTCCTGAAGGGGAGATGTGTATCCTGGCAGCCTGTGGATCATCCAATATCTCTATTTGATACAGGGAATTTCTGGTTTGAACAAAGGCTCCTGATATTCGGGTCAGCGGTGAGGTGCGAAGTACCCTCCCGCCTTCCTGGAAGATCAGATAACTTTTTCCCACCCTAGGTTCCTCGTTTTCCCAGCCTTCTATGATTCTGTGCGTCTCACCCTTGCCCCCGCCCAGTCTTGTAAGACGTATCCTACGGCGGCCCATCTGCTGCCCACTGCTTCCCCGCTGGGCCACATTACAGGCTATGGCCCCCACGGTGACGCAAAGGGCTTCTCCCAACTCACGGTCCTCCTTGCGCCGTCCAAGCTGGTCTTTGAGCCCCACCAGGTCTGCGTAAGCCTCTGTGAAATCAACCTGCTCACCTCTTGAGAGCTTTTCCACCACACGAAGGATCTCAAGTATCTTCATCAAGATGCGATCCGATTCCCTACGCTGCTCCTTGCGCCTCTCTGCAGCCATGGCCCGAGCTCCTCGCCCAGCTTTAAGAACTGCCTTGGAAAAGCCTTTTAGCCCTCATGGTTGACAGGCCCACAAGAAATGCCGGCTGATCCCTCCATACCCATCAGTCCGTGTCCAAAAGCTCTGGGCTCTCCTTTTGTTCCAAGCCCCAGCCTGTTAAAGATCAAAGCACTCTTGGGCCTGGAATGCAAGAGGCCCAGGGGCCTGCTTTCCGCAATGTGGGAGCCCTGGTAGTGTACGACTTCCAGCATGGCAACACCCGGGCACATTGCCGGATTCTCACTCATATCTGAGTATCTCCACGGGGTCCAAGCGGGCTGCTCTCCAAGAGGGGTAGATGCTTGCCACAAGGGTAATCAAGAGAGTGGTCCCCAGTATGAGAGCCAGATCAAGCGGATCTGACCTGGAGGTGAGTTGGCCTATATAGTAAACCTCTTCCGGCAGAAATCGGACCTGAAATGCTCTTTCCACCAATCCAATTATGCGCTCCAAATTCCATGAGAGCAGCAACCCCCCGGTGCAGCCCAACATGGTGCCCAAAGAGGACACCATGAGGCCGTGAAAAACGAATATCCTCATGACTTGTGTGGATCTGGCCCCCATGGCCTTTAATATGGCTATGTCCCTCTGTTTTTCCATGACCATCATGACCAATATGCTAATGACCAGAAGGGCTGCTACTCCTACTATGCAAAGCAAAATGACAAAAATCACCCTCTTTTGCATGGCCAAAGCGGTCATGAGGCTTCTGTTCACCTGTGTCCAATCCTGAGCCAAATATCGCAGGCCCAGGTTTGACTCCTGTATCAGCTTCCTGATCCTGGGAGCCTGGTAAGGGTCCTGGGTCTTGAGCTCAATGCCCGTGACCCTTCCTGGGATCTCAAAGATCTGCTGGGCTGCCCAAATGGAAATGAAAGCCACCTTGGAGTCGAAGTCCCAGTACCCAGCGTCGAAGACCCCTTTGACTTTAACCTTTCTCCACTTGGGCAGATTCCCCCAGGGTGTGAGAGTGCCTTCAGGGGATACCAGCACCACCGAATCCCCCACCCGCACCTTGAGGTCCCTCAGAAGAGCCCTGCCCACTATGATCCCAGGGGGCTCTCCTCGGACCTGCTTGGAGAGGTCCTCCAGGCTTCCCTCTCTCAGGATGTTGGCCAGAGGCACCGTGGTTTCCACAGTGGCTGGATCCACGGCCCGCAGCACCACTTGAATGCTTCTGGCAGGGGCCTGCAAGAGCACCTCTCTCAAGACAAAGGGGGTTGCTCCGGCCACTCCAGGCACCTGGAGGAGCTGCTGGCGAACCTCCTCATATTGCATCATCTCTTGACCGCGCTCGAAAACGGTAACATGAGCCGTAAGCCCCAGGATCTTATCTCTCAAATCTTCGTTGAAACCATTTATGGCCGAAAGAACCACTATCAGGGCCGTCACCCCTACGGCAACTCCCAGAATGGAAAGGGAAGTGACTACAGAAATCGCAGCCTGTTTTTTCTTGGCTCTCAGAAAGCGGAAACTGAGCCACCACTCATAGCGCATGAGGTCTTGATCCCCCGGCCAAGCCTATCTCACCCCTGCCCCCAGAATGCCAGG
This genomic stretch from bacterium harbors:
- a CDS encoding radical SAM protein; translated protein: MEFFKDYLLTQKTLRFLLEGLRLRLGAESDGLPQQLKQKALGRLGYWEECVSRVQDFQGVLRQEELFFNPNRVLPAIEGLYQLMEMASLSGWPGRISFNYYRRGDIWSRQDLADLCQDPKRNVFLPFWEDVVMQRITRLRPALVGISISSVHQFISAMTLARLLRERIPQTHVVVGGKHLLRIQDKLTRHPFFFEEYFHSAVLHEGEEPLAMLLENLTSGKEIGSIPGLVCMQNGTPRMNPPKPPVDLDKLPAPDFSDVSWQDYLIPRPYAPLRMSRGCYWGKCTFCIRYGTEKVDFLAPAKVAQEIQRLGDLYGVRDFTVNDDCMPPEYWEELCEEILRRSLKVSMLIWAKPVSGFTFKRLQKMAKAGVRQIRWGVESAHPRVLKLMRKGTTVPAMKEVLNRSQRAGIWNHACFILGFPTETQQEAQTTIEFLRSQKGRIHSFILYPFVLYENTYIFANLRKFSIHEVTRKETPFFDLLEYSTATGMSQRETAQLAQRAKKMLLEGPGGKPFWYHLKLREYLQLYLDRFGAGPTAAMGFDSTGLEGSWEGLGP
- a CDS encoding lipoprotein-releasing ABC transporter permease subunit, producing the protein MRYEWWLSFRFLRAKKKQAAISVVTSLSILGVAVGVTALIVVLSAINGFNEDLRDKILGLTAHVTVFERGQEMMQYEEVRQQLLQVPGVAGATPFVLREVLLQAPARSIQVVLRAVDPATVETTVPLANILREGSLEDLSKQVRGEPPGIIVGRALLRDLKVRVGDSVVLVSPEGTLTPWGNLPKWRKVKVKGVFDAGYWDFDSKVAFISIWAAQQIFEIPGRVTGIELKTQDPYQAPRIRKLIQESNLGLRYLAQDWTQVNRSLMTALAMQKRVIFVILLCIVGVAALLVISILVMMVMEKQRDIAILKAMGARSTQVMRIFVFHGLMVSSLGTMLGCTGGLLLSWNLERIIGLVERAFQVRFLPEEVYYIGQLTSRSDPLDLALILGTTLLITLVASIYPSWRAARLDPVEILRYE
- the rsmI gene encoding 16S rRNA (cytidine(1402)-2'-O)-methyltransferase, giving the protein MNSKAGPLSKPGTLFLVGTPIGNMEDITLRAIRVLGQVDLVASEDTRRTRKLLSAYSIKTPTVSYHEQGESWGRKAQKLVEMLMEGKNLALVSEAGTPGLSDPGYGLVRLCIERNISIDVVPGPSAILAALVLSGLPTHRFAFEGFLPRKKQERRRMLEALRRENRTLVFFETPTRLLPTLEEMSRILGQRRAAVVREITKMFQEVRRGNLQELLVWANQAQLRGEITLVVEGCEEKQASSQGLEQRVEFLLRRCSLKPRDVLRILREETGLPKKVLYKAIMHSQEERVKTGQGD